CTTGGGCACCCGGAGCCGCGTGGCGTTCATCGCCGGCTGGGTGCTCATCTCCATCTACGGCCCGCCTGTCGTCGGCCCCATGGTCGCCTTCACGCTGGTGGCGCAGACGATTCTGTACGTGTCGGGCTTCTGGATCGCGCTGAAGGCGAGCGCGCCCGACGTGGAAGAAGAGAAGGCCCCCGTGCCGCTGGCGGCGTGACGGCGCTCCCGTCCATCAAAGCGAAGGGCCGGAGGCCGCTGTTTCCAGCAACCTCCGGCCCCGAATGCTTCGGTGTCGGGACGGCGTGGCCTCTGGCTACGCCCGCAGGGCCACCACCGTGACGCCGTCGCCGCCTTCGTGGCCTTCGCCCGGGCGGTACATGCGGATGTAGGGCGAGGCGGACAGGTAGTCACGGATGGCCTGCTTCAGCGCCCCCGTGCCGTGGCCGTGGATGACGAGCGCGGCTTCCTCGCCGCTGCGCATGCCCCGGTCCAGGAAGGACTCCAGCTCCGCCAGCGCGTCGTCCGTGCGCATGCCGCGCACGTCGCAGCGGAAGTTCGTGGCCTCCACCTCCGCGGGCGCCGCCGAGGCCGCGCGCTTGAGGGAGGCTTCCTGCTTCTGCCGTTCCGGGAACTTCGCTTGCTGCGGCTTGCGCGTGCGCGCGCCCGACAGCTCCGAGATGGGCACGCGCATCTTCAGCGCGCCACCCGCGGACACCACCGCGTGGCTGTCCACCAGCTCCAGGATTTCGACGTCGCGGCTCAACCCCGAGTGGTGCACCCACGCGCCCACCTTCAGGTTCGCGGGCCCCGGTGCCTCCACCTGGAACAGCTCCGCCCTGGCGGCCAGGGCGCGCTTGTTCGCCTCGTCCGCGCGCTGCTGGAGCTGCTGCCGGGCCTCGGCCAGCGCCTTCTCGTTCTGCTCGGCGCGCAGCTTCGTCAGCAGCTTCTGCACCTCCGCCGCGGCGTGCTCGCTGGCCGAGTGCACGTCCTCGTTGAACTGCATCATCTTCGCGCGGCGCTCCCGCTCGAAGGTCTGCTTCTGCTTCTCCAGGTCGGCCCGGAGCGCCTCGGCCTCGTTCGTCGCCACGCGGGCGCGCTCCAGCTCCTCGGAGAGCTTGCGCCGCTCCTCCTCGGCCGCCGCCAGCGCCTTGCTCAGCGGGCCACCGGCGTTGACGGAGAGTTCACGGGCACGCTCGCACACGTTCGTGGGCAGGCCCACGCGCGCCGCCATTTCGATGGCCGACGACTGGCCCGAAGCACCCATCTGCAGCCGGTAGGTGGGGGCCATGCGCTTGGAGTCGAAGCCCACGCGCGCGTTGAGGAAGCGCGGGTCCATGTGGGCCAGGGCTTTGAGCTCCTCGAGGTGCGTGGTGACGAGCACCACCACGCCCTTGGACATCAGCTCCTCCAGCACGGCGATGGCGATGGCCGCGCCCTCGCGCGGGTCGGTGTCCGCGGCGATTTCGTCGATGAGGACCAGCGAGCCTTCGCCTACGGCCCCGATGATGTCGCGCAGCATCACCACGTGCGCGCTGAACGTGGACAGGCCCTGTTCC
This genomic window from Myxococcus hansupus contains:
- a CDS encoding endonuclease MutS2, translated to MTVQISQRTLEDLGFSDVLRALAQRCRTEPGRERVLARPFLDTPEEVTEALALVTEARALSQEQFSLPLGGVTDLRTPLGHAAKGGMLEPRQLINAAQLLFAFARTREALDERKARVPRLVEISRRMPALESMARRIDQCFEPDGEISDRASPELREARDRARGLHRRIKSRLDELLHDETFTNKLRENYYSIRNGRYVVPVVSNYRSEVDGIVHNASQTGQTLFMEPQAMVGLGNDLAIAQSEVTEEERKVLQALSELLGGESDRILEGIDAVAELDEVESVAILASDLGANTPEFVDVADLQLRQLRHPRLVLKGAEVVANDVTLSGDAKALVVSGPNAGGKTVTLTGVGLCALMLRAALPIPVAEGSRMPLYRSVHSTVGDAQDLEQGLSTFSAHVVMLRDIIGAVGEGSLVLIDEIAADTDPREGAAIAIAVLEELMSKGVVVLVTTHLEELKALAHMDPRFLNARVGFDSKRMAPTYRLQMGASGQSSAIEMAARVGLPTNVCERARELSVNAGGPLSKALAAAEEERRKLSEELERARVATNEAEALRADLEKQKQTFERERRAKMMQFNEDVHSASEHAAAEVQKLLTKLRAEQNEKALAEARQQLQQRADEANKRALAARAELFQVEAPGPANLKVGAWVHHSGLSRDVEILELVDSHAVVSAGGALKMRVPISELSGARTRKPQQAKFPERQKQEASLKRAASAAPAEVEATNFRCDVRGMRTDDALAELESFLDRGMRSGEEAALVIHGHGTGALKQAIRDYLSASPYIRMYRPGEGHEGGDGVTVVALRA